A single region of the Erythrobacter sp. genome encodes:
- the gyrB gene encoding DNA topoisomerase (ATP-hydrolyzing) subunit B — MDENTPETSPATSEKARQNGEYGADSIKVLKGLDAVRKRPGMYIGDTDDGSGLHHMVFEVSDNAIDEALAGHCDLVLIELNPDGSVSVEDNGRGIPTDMHKEEGVSAAEVIMTQLHAGGKFENTSDDNAYKVSGGLHGVGVSVVNALSEWLELVIWRDGKEHWMRFEHGDAVNSLEVRGEAPPVESNGDENGLKKGTRVTFKASSDTFKNVTEFDFDKLEHRYRELAFLNSGVRILLRDRRHEDVLEHDLYYEGGIAAFVKYLDRNKQPLVPEPIAVAADKDGIGIDVALQWNDSYYENVLCFTNNIPQRDGGTHLAAFRAALTRTLNNYADREGLLKKEKVSLSGEDMREGLTAIVSVKLPDPKFGSQTKDKLVSSEVRSPLESLMGEKMTEWLEENPADAKAIIQKIIDAAAAREAARRAREMSRKGAMSVASLPGKLADCQERDATKAELFLVEGDSAGGSAKQGRDRKTQAILPLKGKILNVERARFDRIISSKEVGTLIQAMGTGIRDEFDIEKLRYHKIVIMTDADVDGAHIRTLLLTFFHRQMPEIVKAGHLFIAQPPLFKVSKGRSEVYLKDQGALDRYLVDAGLQGRMLETVGGARSGEDLRSLVEHALRFKNLLAFVPRRYDPALVEQMALSGALDPQLSDAAREEKLQATATRLQASDPDTQWSARVLDDGKVQFARLWRGVTDVHEVDGRFLTSTEAHKLHGLAMAQAETYAAPVRLVKAGDASAEEEVPSDDVEVEELTRDADDAINRPTQLLEAILAAGRKGLSVQRYKGLGEMNAEQLWETTLDPENRALLQVKVEDADVTDEIFTRLMGDIVEPRREFIQDNALNVANLDV; from the coding sequence ATGGACGAAAACACTCCCGAGACTTCCCCCGCCACCTCCGAAAAAGCGCGCCAGAACGGCGAATACGGGGCGGATTCGATCAAGGTTCTGAAGGGCCTCGATGCCGTTCGCAAGCGGCCCGGTATGTATATCGGCGACACCGACGACGGATCGGGCCTGCACCACATGGTGTTCGAGGTCTCCGACAACGCCATCGACGAGGCGTTGGCCGGCCATTGCGACCTTGTGCTGATCGAACTCAATCCCGACGGGTCCGTGTCGGTCGAGGACAACGGGCGCGGCATCCCCACCGATATGCACAAGGAAGAGGGCGTGTCGGCGGCCGAGGTCATCATGACCCAGCTGCACGCAGGGGGTAAGTTCGAGAACACCTCGGACGACAACGCCTACAAGGTTTCGGGCGGCCTCCACGGCGTCGGCGTGTCGGTCGTGAACGCGCTTTCCGAATGGCTCGAGCTCGTCATCTGGCGCGACGGCAAGGAACACTGGATGCGTTTCGAGCACGGCGATGCCGTGAACAGCCTCGAAGTGCGCGGGGAGGCGCCGCCGGTGGAATCGAACGGCGACGAAAACGGCCTGAAAAAGGGCACGCGGGTGACTTTCAAGGCTTCGTCGGACACGTTCAAGAACGTCACCGAATTCGATTTCGACAAGCTCGAACACCGCTACCGCGAACTCGCCTTCCTCAATTCGGGCGTGCGCATCCTGCTGCGCGACCGGAGGCACGAGGACGTGCTCGAACACGATCTCTACTACGAGGGCGGGATTGCGGCCTTCGTGAAATATCTCGACCGCAACAAGCAGCCGCTCGTGCCCGAACCGATCGCGGTCGCCGCGGACAAGGACGGAATCGGCATCGACGTCGCGCTGCAATGGAACGATTCCTATTACGAGAACGTGCTGTGCTTCACGAACAACATCCCGCAGCGTGACGGCGGAACCCACCTCGCCGCCTTCCGCGCGGCGCTGACGCGCACGCTCAACAATTACGCCGACCGCGAAGGGCTGTTGAAAAAGGAAAAGGTCAGCCTGTCGGGCGAGGATATGCGCGAAGGGCTCACCGCGATCGTCAGCGTGAAGCTTCCCGATCCCAAGTTCGGCAGCCAGACCAAGGACAAGCTCGTCTCCTCGGAAGTTCGCTCACCCCTCGAAAGCCTGATGGGCGAGAAGATGACCGAATGGCTCGAGGAAAACCCTGCCGACGCCAAGGCGATCATCCAGAAGATCATCGACGCCGCCGCCGCGCGCGAAGCCGCGCGGCGCGCCCGCGAGATGAGCCGCAAGGGCGCGATGAGCGTCGCGAGCCTGCCGGGCAAGCTCGCCGACTGCCAGGAACGCGACGCGACCAAGGCGGAACTCTTCCTCGTCGAGGGGGATTCGGCGGGCGGCAGCGCCAAGCAGGGGCGCGACCGCAAGACGCAGGCGATCCTGCCCTTGAAGGGCAAGATCCTCAACGTCGAGCGCGCGCGGTTCGACCGGATCATCTCGTCCAAGGAAGTCGGCACGCTGATCCAGGCGATGGGCACCGGCATCCGCGACGAATTCGACATAGAAAAGCTGCGCTACCACAAGATCGTCATCATGACTGACGCAGACGTGGACGGAGCGCATATTCGCACGCTGCTGCTCACCTTCTTCCATCGCCAGATGCCCGAGATCGTCAAGGCCGGGCACCTGTTCATCGCCCAGCCGCCGCTGTTCAAGGTTTCGAAGGGCCGCAGCGAAGTCTACTTGAAGGACCAGGGCGCGCTCGACCGCTATCTCGTCGATGCCGGGCTACAGGGGCGGATGCTGGAGACAGTCGGCGGGGCGCGCTCGGGCGAGGACCTGAGGAGCCTCGTCGAACACGCGCTCCGGTTCAAGAACCTGCTGGCCTTCGTGCCGCGTCGCTACGATCCCGCGCTGGTGGAACAGATGGCGCTGTCGGGCGCGCTCGACCCGCAGCTTTCCGACGCCGCGCGCGAGGAGAAGCTGCAGGCGACCGCCACGCGGCTCCAGGCGAGCGATCCCGACACCCAATGGTCCGCGCGCGTGCTCGACGACGGCAAGGTCCAGTTCGCCCGCCTGTGGCGCGGCGTGACCGACGTGCACGAAGTCGACGGGCGCTTCCTCACCAGCACCGAGGCGCACAAGCTCCACGGCCTCGCGATGGCGCAGGCCGAAACCTATGCTGCCCCGGTGCGGCTGGTGAAAGCGGGCGATGCGTCCGCCGAGGAAGAAGTGCCGAGCGACGACGTGGAAGTGGAGGAACTGACCCGCGACGCCGACGATGCGATCAACCGGCCGACGCAATTGCTCGAGGCGATCCTCGCCGCCGGGCGCAAGGGGCTTTCGGTCCAGCGCTACAAGGGCCTCGGCGAAATGAACGCCGAACAGCTCTGGGAAACCACGCTCGACCCGGAAAACCGCGCGCTGCTGCAGGTGAAGGTCGAGGACGCGGACGTCACCGACGAGATCTTCACCCGCCTGATGGGCGACATCGTCGAACCGCGCCGCGAGTTCATCCAGGACAATGCCTTGAACGTGGCGAACCTCGATGTCTGA
- a CDS encoding AI-2E family transporter, with the protein MPTEPPRPALDLEQASFLLILAGVTAMLVIIAWPFATSLLWAALAAIMFQPLYRWSLKVTRGRRNTAASLSLLIIFFAVLVPALWIGSMVVEQALALVTMLQNQPIDLAAMFDSVYSMLPEALREAADERGWTNLAAVQERLQALLGESAGIIAQQAVSIGGGAVSFVLSFALALYVIFFLLRDGSRIGETILHSAPVKRDIADRLADRFLGIVRATIKGSVVVGIVQGTLAGITYVIAGVPSALLLGVITAIFSLIPVVGTVVVWGPVGVWLLFDGNVWQGLLVLFSGFVIVSSADNVLRPILVGRDTGIPDWIVLITTLGGISLTGFSGIVLGPLVAGLFLATWSILQEQRAQTAEAKARYGPRVGPDGKAPRTRRKKPRDPDDTTPIGI; encoded by the coding sequence ATGCCGACCGAGCCGCCACGCCCAGCACTCGACCTCGAACAGGCGAGTTTCCTGCTGATCCTCGCCGGGGTCACGGCCATGCTGGTGATCATCGCATGGCCGTTCGCGACGTCGCTGCTATGGGCGGCGCTGGCCGCGATCATGTTCCAGCCGCTTTATCGCTGGTCGCTCAAGGTCACGCGCGGGCGGCGCAACACGGCAGCTTCGCTGTCGCTGCTGATCATCTTCTTCGCAGTGCTCGTGCCCGCGCTGTGGATCGGTTCGATGGTGGTCGAGCAAGCGCTGGCGCTTGTCACCATGCTGCAGAACCAGCCGATCGACCTCGCCGCGATGTTCGATTCGGTCTATTCGATGCTGCCCGAGGCGCTGCGCGAGGCGGCGGACGAGCGGGGCTGGACCAATCTTGCCGCAGTGCAGGAGAGGCTGCAGGCGCTGCTCGGAGAAAGCGCGGGGATCATCGCCCAGCAGGCCGTCTCGATCGGAGGCGGGGCCGTGAGCTTCGTGCTGTCCTTCGCTCTCGCGCTCTACGTCATCTTCTTCCTGCTGCGCGACGGCAGCCGCATCGGCGAGACGATCCTCCATTCCGCGCCCGTAAAGCGCGACATCGCCGACCGGCTGGCGGACCGGTTTCTCGGCATCGTGCGCGCGACGATCAAGGGTTCGGTCGTGGTCGGCATCGTGCAGGGAACGCTCGCCGGGATCACCTATGTCATCGCCGGCGTGCCCTCGGCGCTGCTGCTCGGCGTCATCACGGCGATCTTCTCGCTCATCCCGGTGGTCGGCACGGTCGTCGTATGGGGGCCGGTCGGGGTGTGGCTGCTGTTCGACGGGAATGTCTGGCAGGGGCTGCTGGTGCTGTTTTCGGGCTTCGTCATCGTCAGTTCGGCCGACAACGTGCTGCGCCCGATCCTAGTCGGGCGCGACACGGGCATTCCCGACTGGATCGTACTCATCACGACGCTGGGCGGGATCAGCCTGACGGGGTTTTCCGGGATAGTGCTCGGCCCGCTGGTCGCCGGGCTGTTCCTTGCGACCTGGTCGATCCTGCAGGAACAGCGCGCCCAGACCGCCGAGGCCAAGGCGCGCTACGGCCCGAGAGTCGGGCCCGACGGCAAGGCTCCGCGCACCCGGCGCAAGAAACCGCGCGATCCCGACGATACCACGCCGATCGGGATCTGA